CAACAAATTGCACAAGGGCATCTACCAAAAACTAGAGGGATTAGCCATCCAACAACTAATAATTTAAGTCTAGCTATTATTTATTACTATCTTTTGGATATTCAATTCCCTCACTATAGTAAGATGTTTCCTCACTGTCTCAATCGTTATTATATTGATGAAATAGAAATTAAAGTTGACGAACTGAGGTAAGTAATGACAATTGAATTGAAAGTTCCGAATATTAAAGGTGATGAGTGCGCCAAGAAAATAACTAAATCTATTTTGACGATGGAATCTGATGCCAAAGTAGATGTGAATGTTGATGCTAAAACCGTAACTGTAGATGCTGCGGCTTCTGAAGAGTCGATTAAACAGATAGTTCAATCTGCTGGTTATACGATAGAAGGCTATTAATGACTTCATCTAAATCTCCTCAGAAATTTTGATGAAGTAATTTAGTCGGCACAATTGCTTTTTTATATATTCGCCCGGAAACCGGGCGGAATATTAATAAACAGTATTTTTATCTTCTGCACGCTTGAAATACTTAGTTTTTAACTTAATTGATAAACTGCAACAGATACAGACTAGATGATTTTGAAAGTATTGCTGTATATTTTGTTTGTCCTGACAAAAATTTTGAAATTTCCAGTATTTCTTTTCAAGAACGGATTAACATCGGGTCATAAATTTGACATTCCTGAACTCCATAATTGCCCAAAATCAAGCTAGCCTGCTCAAGCTCTTTGTCTGTGCCACTAACGATGAGTATGTAATTGCCTTGAGAAATTTGCTCGTTGTAAAAACGTGCCCATTCATCTGCTATTCCTAGCCTCATAGCGTCAAAGCGCTCACTTAAATTAATACCAGTTAGCCCAATAAATTGAGAAGAATCTTTACAAATTAAAGACATCTGGTTTCCTGAAAAACCTGCTATATACATATCGTTAATTGCAGCTTTAGCATTATCTATGCTATCAAAACAACTAACAGCATACTTACTTAAAATCCCACTTTTATTAGGAATGGTAGTAGCAGAGTTTGTAGATAATTGCTCACTACTTAGAGGCTCGTAAATACCAAATTCTTCAATACCCCAACGCTGTAGAATTGCTTCTACTTTAGCAATTTCAAAAGATGTACAATCCACGATTATGAAATAGTGCCCATGCTCTACTCGCTCGTTATATGCTCTAGCTTGCTCTTCCGATATTCCCCAACCAACTAATGCACCAGCAAAAGTGCCAGTAGCAGCACCAATACTTGCACCAACAAGGGTTGTAACCAAAGCAGTTGCAGCTGCGCCAGCCAGCATTATTGGCCCAACTCCAGGGATTGCTAAAGTCCCAAGACCTACTAATAAACCAGTCAACCCACCAACAGCGCCGCCTGAAAGCCCTCCTACTGTTGCACCCTCGTCGGCTTTATCACCAGTGCGCTCTTTAATTTCATCATTAGCAATCTCATGATTGCGAGCTATATTCTGTACAACTACAGATACTTTGTCCATCGCCAAGCCAGAATCTCTCAACTCATGTAGGGCCTGTTCTGCATCTCGACGATGAGTAAATACGCCTACAGCACGTTGATATTGACTTAAAACCATTATTACTCCTTGGTAGCAGGGTCAATTAATTCCCCACAAATCTAGTTTTTCATTACCTTGTAATCTTAAATACAATTTTATTTAACTCGGAACTATCGTAAGTAATAAAAATTATTATGGTTAAGGCAAGAGACGCGATGAATCGCCGTCTCTACAATAATCAGTCTTTCGTGCTGATGAAAACCCGACCAACGGATTCTTTTGTTTAAAAAATCTGTTGATCGGGTTTAGCCATTCACAAAAAATTAGCTGAGATTACACTCTGTTTACTTTGAAAGTTCCGGCGCGAAGAGAATGCGGTTGTCATTAATGCTATCAAATGTAGGTGTAGACCAGCGATCGACTACTTTGCCAATAATTGACATTTCTTGAACTAAGCGGTCAAATTTATCAGGGGTGAGAGATTGCGGCCCGTCAGATAAAGCTTTTGCGGGATTGGGGTGAACTTCAATCATTAAGGAATCTGTACCAGCTGCGATCGCAGCGATTGCCATCGATGGAACATATTCAGACCTACCAGTACCATGACTAGGATCGATCATAATCGGTAAATGGGTCAGCGATCGCAATACCGGAAGCACAGATAAATCTAAAGTATTCCGGGCATATTTACCATCAAAGGTTCTAATTCCCCGCTCACAAAGAATCACATTTGGGTTTCCTGATGCCAAAATATATTCTGCTGCCATCAGCCACTCGTCAATTGTGGCAGACATCCCCCGCTTCAGCAGCACAGGTTTATCTTGAGCGCCTACCTTTTTCAGCAGCGAGAAGTTGTGCATATTCCTAGCTCCGATTTGGATTATGTCAGCTGTTCTCGCCACTGCTGATAAATCGGCAGCATCCATCAATT
The Nostoc punctiforme PCC 73102 genome window above contains:
- the aroF gene encoding 3-deoxy-7-phosphoheptulonate synthase, whose amino-acid sequence is MIIILKNGTPAEEITRISQELSETWKVTVEKSIGTHKVVLGLIGDTTSIDKLQIQEYSPWIEQVLRVQQPFKRVSREFRHGEASEVVVPTPNGDVYFGEHHPIVVVAGPCSVENEAMIVETAKRVKAAGAKFLRGGAYKPRTSPYAFQGYGESALDLLAAAREATGLGIVTELMDAADLSAVARTADIIQIGARNMHNFSLLKKVGAQDKPVLLKRGMSATIDEWLMAAEYILASGNPNVILCERGIRTFDGKYARNTLDLSVLPVLRSLTHLPIMIDPSHGTGRSEYVPSMAIAAIAAGTDSLMIEVHPNPAKALSDGPQSLTPDKFDRLVQEMSIIGKVVDRWSTPTFDSINDNRILFAPELSK
- a CDS encoding heavy-metal-associated domain-containing protein, whose protein sequence is MTIELKVPNIKGDECAKKITKSILTMESDAKVDVNVDAKTVTVDAAASEESIKQIVQSAGYTIEGY